One part of the Arabidopsis thaliana chromosome 1 sequence genome encodes these proteins:
- a CDS encoding phosphatidylinositol 3- and 4-kinase family protein (phosphatidylinositol 3- and 4-kinase family protein; FUNCTIONS IN: inositol or phosphatidylinositol kinase activity, binding, phosphotransferase activity, alcohol group as acceptor; INVOLVED IN: biological_process unknown; LOCATED IN: cellular_component unknown; EXPRESSED IN: sperm cell; CONTAINS InterPro DOMAIN/s: Phosphatidylinositol 3-/4-kinase, catalytic (InterPro:IPR000403), Armadillo-type fold (InterPro:IPR016024), Protein of unknown function DUF3453 (InterPro:IPR021850); BEST Arabidopsis thaliana protein match is: unknown protein (TAIR:AT1G27590.1); Has 394 Blast hits to 394 proteins in 69 species: Archae - 0; Bacteria - 0; Metazoa - 58; Fungi - 2; Plants - 290; Viruses - 0; Other Eukaryotes - 44 (source: NCBI BLink).) — MAAPADATTKGQALALLAAAKNHGDLAVKLSSLKEVKEILLSLEPSLSAEIFPYLRELCLSPEVLVRRSLIEIIEEVGLRMLEHSYVLVSVLIHLVGDNDPTVAEKSISTGTTFFRSILEKMETQFHHRGKVDRWCVNLWTLMLMFKDAVFNIALDLEPGRVVGVKVLALKFMETFILLITPHASDPEKVSTSSEGSRQMINISSLAAGLPMLNLTGLMSEVNQTLVRLGSFLQAPTLIQDALPIAVIDCSLSFSLAVVARKRPVHYDTVLSVLGFLKCTSSPIVESRDLLFRAFPAMDPADISDQVVREVDELFRVNEHAANENRSSQILEVFPTLSSLPMQLRDHLQQMIHWLDEAIIGDMLPQYERRNDMRQVLDRDRRQRCLFKRFSDEDRARNEAIAYLLDHPEDGHRSQSEQIYGFSRVRRAVWVRCRIKNQMKMGVLIEFLESSVTVQSLGTVYSELPDDVGAEEIHKIVVLDIRFGNIDRNLGNLLVQAEPRNGSAAHLVPIDHELSFFNDAHPYITCGACWIKWLEQIDKDFSSQLVNYVAALDPDRDLEFLRHCGWEPNQRYIENFTVFATFLKKAVSQGLTALQIGLLASYKWEEDLDYNLHCIVASVQREDNNFVESVGTRIEQRLREFHENLHGNA, encoded by the exons ATGGCGGCTCCGGCTGACGCGACAACGAAGGGACAGGCGCTCGCTCTCCTCGCCGCTGCCAAAAACCACGGCGATTTGGCGGTGAAGCTCTCGTCTCTTAAAGAGGTGAAGGAGATTTTGCTGTCATTGGAGCCGTCTTTGTCTGCTGAGATTTTCCCTTATCTTAGAGAACTCTGCTTGTCCCCTGAAGTTTTAGTTCGCAGATCCCTTATCGA GATCATTGAAGAGGTTGGTTTGCGGATGCTGGAACATTCTTATGTTCTAGTGAGTGTCTTAATACACTTAGTAGGTGACAATGATCCAACTGTTGCAGAGAAATCTATTTCTACTGGCACAACTTTCTTTCGCAGCATCTTGGAGAAGATGGAAACGCAG TTCCATCACCGTGGTAAAGTTGATCGTTGGTGTGTGAACCTATGGACATTGATGCTTATGTTCAAAGATGCTGTCTTTAACATTGCATTGGATTTGGAG CCTGGTCGTGTAGTAGGGGTGAAAGTTCTTGCTCTAAAGTTTATGGAGACATTTATTTTGCTCATTACTCCTCATGCATCTGATCCTGAGAAAGTTTCCACTTCCAGCGAAG GAAGTAGACAGATGATCAATATTTCCTCCCTTGCTGCCGGTCTCCCCATGCTGAATCTAACAGGGCTCATGTCTGAAGTAAATCAGACACTTGTCCGCTTAGGATCTTTCTTACAGGCACCTACTCTTATACAGGATGCACTGCCGATAGCCGTTATTGATTG TAGCTTATCTTTCAGTCTTGCAGTGGTAGCAAGGAAGAGGCCTGTCCACTACGACACTGTCCTCTCTGTTCTGGGATTTCTTAAATGTACTTCCTCACCGATAGTAGAG tCAAGAGACTTGCTTTTTAGAGCATTTCCAGCAATGGATCCTGCAGATATTTCTGATCAAGTTGTCCGTGAAGTTGATGAATTATTCAGAGTAAACGAGCATGCTGCTAATGAAAATCGGTCAAGCCAg ATACTGGAAGTGTTTCCTACGCTCTCTTCGCTTCCAATGCAGCTTCGTGATCATCTTCAACAGATGATTCATTGGTTGGATGAAGCTATTATTGGAGATATGCTGCCTCAATATGAACGTCGTAATGACATGCGTCAGGTTTTAGATAGAGATAGAAGACAGAGGTGTTTATTTAAAAGATTCTCTGATGAAGACAGAGCTAGGAATGAAGCTATTGCCTACCTCTTAGATCATCCAGAAGATGGTCATCGATCACAATCTGAACAAATTTATGGCTTCTCCAGAGTACGACGAGCTGTATGGGTGCGATGtagaattaaaaatcaaatgaagatGGGAGTTTTGATTGAGTTTCTAGAGTCAAGTGTTACAGTTCAGTCATTAGGTACTGTATATAGTGAACTACCTGACGATGTAGGAGCGGAGGAAATTCACAAAATAGTTGTGCTAGATATCAGATTTGGTAACATAGATAGGAACTTAGGAAATCTTTTGGTCCAAGCAGAACCTCGTAATGGGTCAGCAGCTCACCTAGTTCCAATTGATCACGAACTGTCATTCTTCAATGATGCACATCCCTACATCACTTGTGGCGCTTGTTGGATCAAGTGGTTAGAACAGATTGATAAAGATTTTTCTTCGCAGTTGGTAAATTACGTTGCAGCCCTCGATCCCGATAGAGATTTAGAATTTCTTCGACATTGTGGTTGGGAACCGAATCAAAGGTATATTGAAAACTTCACGGTCTTTGCCACATTCTTGAAGAAAGCTGTTTCTCAAGGGTTGACAGCTCTGCAGATCGGATTGTTGGCGTCATATAAGTGGGAGGAAGATTTAGATTACAACTTGCATTGTATTGTTGCTAGTGTTCAAAGGGAAGACAACAATTTTGTTGAGAGTGTGGGAACACGAATAGAGCAACGCTTGAGGGAATTTCATGAGAACCTACATGGGAACGCTTGA
- a CDS encoding phosphatidylinositol 3- and 4-kinase family protein (phosphatidylinositol 3- and 4-kinase family protein; FUNCTIONS IN: inositol or phosphatidylinositol kinase activity, phosphotransferase activity, alcohol group as acceptor; INVOLVED IN: biological_process unknown; LOCATED IN: cellular_component unknown; EXPRESSED IN: sperm cell; CONTAINS InterPro DOMAIN/s: Phosphatidylinositol 3-/4-kinase, catalytic (InterPro:IPR000403), Protein of unknown function DUF3453 (InterPro:IPR021850); BEST Arabidopsis thaliana protein match is: unknown protein (TAIR:AT1G27590.1); Has 327 Blast hits to 327 proteins in 45 species: Archae - 0; Bacteria - 0; Metazoa - 0; Fungi - 0; Plants - 285; Viruses - 0; Other Eukaryotes - 42 (source: NCBI BLink).), producing the protein MAAPADATTKGQALALLAAAKNHGDLAVKLSSLKEVKEILLSLEPSLSAEIFPYLRELCLSPEVLVRRSLIEIIEEVEKSISTGTTFFRSILEKMETQVHTVSQVGYLVFHHRGKVDRWCVNLWTLMLMFKDAVFNIALDLERRYYVLIMQFLLLLFRLYCILSGTAPYMLCSFCCARVNFSNSTAGSRQMINISSLAAGLPMLNLTGLMSEVNQTLVRLGSFLQAPTLIQDALPIAVIDCSLSFSLAVVARKRPVHYDTVLSVLGFLKCTSSPIVESRDLLFRAFPAMDPADISDQVVREVDELFRVNEHAANENRSSQILEVFPTLSSLPMQLRDHLQQMIHWLDEAIIGDMLPQYERRNDMRQVLDRDRRQRCLFKRFSDEDRARNEAIAYLLDHPEDGHRSQSEQIYGFSRVRRAVWVRCRIKNQMKMGVLIEFLESSVTVQSLGTVYSELPDDVGAEEIHKIVVLDIRFGNIDRNLGNLLVQAEPRNGSAAHLVPIDHELSFFNDAHPYITCGACWIKWLEQIDKDFSSQLVNYVAALDPDRDLEFLRHCGWEPNQRYIENFTVFATFLKKAVSQGLTALQIGLLASYKWEEDLDYNLHCIVASVQREDNNFVESVGTRIEQRLREFHENLHGNA; encoded by the exons ATGGCGGCTCCGGCTGACGCGACAACGAAGGGACAGGCGCTCGCTCTCCTCGCCGCTGCCAAAAACCACGGCGATTTGGCGGTGAAGCTCTCGTCTCTTAAAGAGGTGAAGGAGATTTTGCTGTCATTGGAGCCGTCTTTGTCTGCTGAGATTTTCCCTTATCTTAGAGAACTCTGCTTGTCCCCTGAAGTTTTAGTTCGCAGATCCCTTATCGA GATCATTGAAGAGGTTG AGAAATCTATTTCTACTGGCACAACTTTCTTTCGCAGCATCTTGGAGAAGATGGAAACGCAGGTCCATACTGTTTCTCAAGTTGGATATCTTGTC TTCCATCACCGTGGTAAAGTTGATCGTTGGTGTGTGAACCTATGGACATTGATGCTTATGTTCAAAGATGCTGTCTTTAACATTGCATTGGATTTGGAG CGAAGGTATTATGTTCTAATCATgcagtttttattattattattccgattatattgtattttatCTGGAACTGCACCATACATGCTTTGTTCATTTTGTTGTGCGCGGGTCAACTTTTCCAATTCTACTGCAGGAAGTAGACAGATGATCAATATTTCCTCCCTTGCTGCCGGTCTCCCCATGCTGAATCTAACAGGGCTCATGTCTGAAGTAAATCAGACACTTGTCCGCTTAGGATCTTTCTTACAGGCACCTACTCTTATACAGGATGCACTGCCGATAGCCGTTATTGATTG TAGCTTATCTTTCAGTCTTGCAGTGGTAGCAAGGAAGAGGCCTGTCCACTACGACACTGTCCTCTCTGTTCTGGGATTTCTTAAATGTACTTCCTCACCGATAGTAGAG tCAAGAGACTTGCTTTTTAGAGCATTTCCAGCAATGGATCCTGCAGATATTTCTGATCAAGTTGTCCGTGAAGTTGATGAATTATTCAGAGTAAACGAGCATGCTGCTAATGAAAATCGGTCAAGCCAg ATACTGGAAGTGTTTCCTACGCTCTCTTCGCTTCCAATGCAGCTTCGTGATCATCTTCAACAGATGATTCATTGGTTGGATGAAGCTATTATTGGAGATATGCTGCCTCAATATGAACGTCGTAATGACATGCGTCAGGTTTTAGATAGAGATAGAAGACAGAGGTGTTTATTTAAAAGATTCTCTGATGAAGACAGAGCTAGGAATGAAGCTATTGCCTACCTCTTAGATCATCCAGAAGATGGTCATCGATCACAATCTGAACAAATTTATGGCTTCTCCAGAGTACGACGAGCTGTATGGGTGCGATGtagaattaaaaatcaaatgaagatGGGAGTTTTGATTGAGTTTCTAGAGTCAAGTGTTACAGTTCAGTCATTAGGTACTGTATATAGTGAACTACCTGACGATGTAGGAGCGGAGGAAATTCACAAAATAGTTGTGCTAGATATCAGATTTGGTAACATAGATAGGAACTTAGGAAATCTTTTGGTCCAAGCAGAACCTCGTAATGGGTCAGCAGCTCACCTAGTTCCAATTGATCACGAACTGTCATTCTTCAATGATGCACATCCCTACATCACTTGTGGCGCTTGTTGGATCAAGTGGTTAGAACAGATTGATAAAGATTTTTCTTCGCAGTTGGTAAATTACGTTGCAGCCCTCGATCCCGATAGAGATTTAGAATTTCTTCGACATTGTGGTTGGGAACCGAATCAAAGGTATATTGAAAACTTCACGGTCTTTGCCACATTCTTGAAGAAAGCTGTTTCTCAAGGGTTGACAGCTCTGCAGATCGGATTGTTGGCGTCATATAAGTGGGAGGAAGATTTAGATTACAACTTGCATTGTATTGTTGCTAGTGTTCAAAGGGAAGACAACAATTTTGTTGAGAGTGTGGGAACACGAATAGAGCAACGCTTGAGGGAATTTCATGAGAACCTACATGGGAACGCTTGA
- a CDS encoding F-box protein (DUF295) (Protein of unknown function (DUF295); CONTAINS InterPro DOMAIN/s: Protein of unknown function DUF295 (InterPro:IPR005174); BEST Arabidopsis thaliana protein match is: Protein of unknown function (DUF295) (TAIR:AT1G27540.1); Has 231 Blast hits to 231 proteins in 3 species: Archae - 0; Bacteria - 0; Metazoa - 0; Fungi - 0; Plants - 231; Viruses - 0; Other Eukaryotes - 0 (source: NCBI BLink).), which produces MQRSTTLTLDSAKALRSNLIQRPKARSPLLMLSAEKDGCRSNSVYNPYNDRVYETKSDFSGYRFLGNSDVFSEKRIDLPPLESFKGSHFKIWREGEENVKHMLMDDEDPFRDEFPHAAEDLRGRLWVDDKNGNYVVVWQFEMYPFLGFCRTGDDHYREIPTELEVQRELRGLNDMVLKGYNLYVYATREFIRHLDLSGQDEDGFKDVSEKHRLPMWMPSMTMKERERMKQKRSIPSNKGIAVTRAGQVLVVFTYDLGTSESHRMFHLYKRDPKDLDPKTLDTRLLEVHSLGDEALFYDLGITVPADHTLGIEPNSIYFTRDDRICHNKLSCLDIGVFNLATKTVKRFHGLSNFNFNDAQWFLPS; this is translated from the exons ATGCAAAGGTCTACTACGCTAACGCTTGACTCTGCTAAGGCTCTGCGTTCGAATTTGATTCAGCGGCCAAAAGCCAGATCTCCATTGCTGATGCTTTCTGCAGAAAAGGATGGTTGTCGTAGTAATAGTGTGTACAACCCATACAATGATAGGGTTTACGAGACGAAGAGTGACTTTTCAGGGTATCGATTCCTGGGAAACTCAG ATGTATTTAGCGAGAAGAGGATCGATCTTCCACCACTAGAATCATTTAAGGGTAGCCATTTTAAGATTTGGCGTGAAGGAGAGGAGAATGTCAAGCATATGCTAATGGATGATGAGGATCCATTTCGTGATGAATTTCCTCATGCTGCCGAAGATCTGAGAGGTCGTTTGTGGGTTGACGACAAGAATGGAAACTACGTTGTTGTGTGGCAGTTTGAAATGTACccatttctagggttttgcaGGACAGGGGATGATCATTACCGCGAGATTCCAACAGAGCTCGAGGTTCAGAGGGAGTTACGAGGTTTAAACGATATGGTACTGAAAGGTTACAATCTTTACGTCTATGCCACCCGTGAGTTCATTCGACACTTAGATTTGTCTGGACAAGatgaagatggtttcaaggATGTATCCGAGAAACATAGGCTTCCAATGTGGATGCCAAGTATGACAATGAAGGAACGTGAACGTATGAAGCAAAAGAGGTCTATCCCATCTAACAAAGGCATTGCTGTTACAAGAGCAGGTCAAGTTTTGGTTGTCTTTACGTACGATTTAGGTACCTCTGAAAGTCACAGGATGTTCCATCTGTACAAGAGGGATCCTAAAGATCTTGACCCGAAAACCCTCGACACCCGGCTTCTTGAGGTACATTCTCTAGGTGATGAGGCCCTCTTCTATGATTTGGGTATTACCGTGCCTGCTGACCATACCCTTGGAATTGAGCCTAACTCCATTTATTTCACTCGTGATGATCGTATCTGTCACAATAAATTGTCATGCCTCGACATCGGTGTCTTCAATCTTGCAACAAAGACCGTCAAACGCTTCCACGGTCTCTCCAACTTCAACTTCAACGATGCTCAGTGGTTTCTTCCTTCTTGA